The nucleotide sequence AAGTCCGTATCTTGTTGAATCGGAAACAGGGAAAGATTAACTCCACCTACGAGAGCCATTCGACAATCGTTGTTTCCAATGGCCTGACATGCTTGGTGCAGAGCGACCAAGGAGGAAGAGCAAGATGTATTAATCAGTTGGCTCGGACCTGACAGATTCAGCAAATAAGAAATTCGTGAAGCGATAATTGCTGCAACGTTGCCAGCCAGCGAAGACGAATCAACGTTTTTCAACACACGCTGGTACTGTGATTCATTGTCACAATACCCCAGAAATACGCCGGTAGGAGAACCGCTGATCATCTTCTCGCTATACCCGGCATGTTCAAATGTTTCCCATGCCAACTCGAGAAACATCCGCTGATAAGGGTCCATGGTTCGAGCCTCTGCAGGTGATATCTCGAAAAACGCATGATCAAATAAATCCACATGATCGAGATACCCCATCCGCTCATACTTGAAATCAGTGTCGTTAAAAAATTCTCTCGCTACCCTCTCGACATCTGGACGCCTTGTAGCAGGGATATCACTGATTGAATCGTGCCCCTGTTTCAAATTATTCCAGTATTCTTCGAGGCTGCTGGCTCCGGGAAAACGACAAGCCATACCGATGATCGCGAAATCTTGGCGTGTATTTACGTTGGCAGAGGACAGTTCCTTCAGCAAAGGGAGTGCTTCCTTCTCTTGCAGACGATGAGCAGCCACTTGCTCCAAGATGTATTTTTTTAGCAAACTCATCCTAATTCCCCTTCCTTTTGTCGATCAGCTCGGCACCCTTGTCTACGGAGAGAACTCCCTCCTTGACCTCCCTCAGCAATTCCAGAAGGGATTCATCATCATCGCTTTGATCTTCCATAGATGCAAACTGATCCTGTTTTCTTTGTTCGAGAAAATCCACAAACATGGCAATCGTATAGTATGAAAACAAATGCGCGACGCTAATCTCGCTATCCACTTGTTTTACGATTTGCGCATGCATTTTAAGCAACAGCAGGGAATTCCCTCCCAGTTGGAAAAAGCTGTCGTGTACCCCCACTTTTTCGATCCCCAGGATTTCTTTCCAGATGGTAACCAGCTGTTCTTCCTTCTCGTTTCGTGGGGCTACATACTCTGCGTCGGACGCCTGTTGCTCATCCACTTCAGGCAATAGCTTGCGATTGATCTTGCCCCCTGCTGTCAACGGCATTTTTTCAATGCTGACAAAAAAGGAAGGGATCATGTGATCGGGAAGCCGTTCGCTGAGATAACCACGCAAGTCACTTGCGGTCAATTCCTGAGCATTCGATACGTAGTACGCGCACAATCGAGCCTTCTCTTCTTGAAATACAACGGCACACTCTTTTACTAGCGGGTGGGACAAGAGCACCTCATCAATCTCCCCCAGCTCAATTCGGTGCCCACGTACTTTTACTTGATGGTCGATGCGACCGCAGAACTTGATATTGCCATTCGGCAGATAACGTCCAAGGTCGCCTGTCTTGTAAAGCTTTTGATAACCAATTTCCGGATATGGGTTGTCAACAAAGCTGGCTGCTGTTTTCTCAGGATCGTGCAAGTAACCATGCCCCAAGCACAAGCCTGTGATATAGATCTCTCCTTGATGTCCAGCCGGAACAAGTTTGCGATTTGAATCCAGCAGCAAAATTTTCGTATTGGCTATCGGCTTTCCGATCGGTATCGGTCCCTGATGGGTATGGTCGATCTCAAAGTAGATAACACCAATAGACGTCTCCGTCGGACCATACAGATTCGTGATACGAACGTGGGGAAACCTCTGAAGAAACAGTTGCACGGTGTGAGCCGTAATTTCCTCTCCCCCCAAGATCAGGTGGCGAATCGAAGAAAGTGAATCGTGTATGTCCATCCGTGTTTCCATTTGATCCACCAACAGGTTGAAGACCGACGGCACAAAGTCCGTAATCGTAATCTGATAGGTTGAAATGGCGTGCAATACTTGATCGAGCGTCATCTCGAATTCAGGAATCGGCAAGACGGTACGGCCACCATGCAAGAGCGGCCAGAATAGTTGCCAGACCGAGCTGTCGTAGTGATGGGGAGTCGTCTGGAAAATGGCATCCTGTTCCGTACAACCATAATGTTCATCCATCCAGCGAAACCGGTTGAAAATACCGATATGAGGGACGACAGCTCCTTTTGGTTTGCCAGTGGAACCAGATGTATAGATCACATAGATCGGATCGTTCACATCTACCTGAACCGTCAAGTCCTCTTCTTCCTGGATATCATCCGCATCGACGATTACAGCACGTGTCATTTGCACAAATGACGGTTCCTGATGTATTTCTGGCCCGATCAGGGTCACCGGACAATCCAATTCATCCAGTAGCTGCTTTTTCCGTTCGTTCGGACTTTGCACGTCTAATGGCACAAAGGCCGCACCAGTTTTCATCACAGCTAGCAGAGAAATGACCAAATTCAAGCTACGATTCATCAAGACAGGAACATAGCTTCCTCTTCCAATGCCGCGGTCTTTCAACATACGCGCAAGGAAATTGGCTTTGCCATTCAATTGAGCGTAAGTAAGGGTTTTGTGGCCAAACACAGCTGCTGTTAGATGAGGAGTACGCGCTGCCTGTTCCTCGATCAGTTGATGGATCGGCTTGGGAGCAGAATGAGGGACATCTGTTTGATTTCGGGTATACAACAGATCTGTCCGCTCCGCCTCGGTCAACATATCGATTGTGTGAACCAACCGTTTAGGATCGACGACGACTTCACGAAGAATTTGCAGATAATGGCTGATCATCCGTTCGATTACAGCCTCTTGGAACTGCTCGCCCGCATACCGTACACGGCCTGTAATTCCATCCTCTGTTTGCTTGCATGCAAATACCACTTGCAGGGACAAGCCTTCTAAAGCAGCAATATCTTGCATGTTTTCTAGTACGAAGGCTGTATCCAGCAGTGTCTTCAGATCCGTGTCGGATAGATCAAGCCATTGCATCATTTGCGAAAACGGATAGTTCTGATGCTCCATTGCCTCTTTGACCAGCTGCTTACCCTCTTTCGCCACTTCTGCAAAAGTAGCTTCTGGATGCATCCGTACACGCAGCGGCAGCACCCGATTCCAAGCATTAGGGGGAAGCGGATTCTGAAAGACGGGCGTGAGAATGATCATGTCGTCTGTCTGCTTATACCGATTCAGCATGATTTGAAACGTCGACAGAAGGAACAGGTAGAGCTTCATCGGATGATGATCACAATGGGCCGCAACGGCAGCATTCAAATCATCTGGAAAGACAAAAGATATTTCGTTAGTCTCCTCCTCCCCATCGCCTTCCTTTTCCGTCCCTTCGGTTGGAAGGAGGGAGAGCGTCCACTCCCCCTGTAATTTCTCATGCCAGTACTGCTCCTCCCGGCTAAATTTCCGACTGGTTAGCAGAATGTTTTGCGAAATAGTAGTCTCCATATGCCCTCCCCCTCTTACTCACCGCTTGCTCTAAAATTCAAAATCCCAATCGACGCCCTGTGCTTGAATAAGGGCTACCTCACGGGTCAATTCAAAGTCTTGCAGGAGGCGCTCGGGATCTTCCATCACCTGCTGCAACAAGCTTTTGAAGTCACTCACAAACTGCTCCATCGTCTCTCTCCGGAACAGGTCACTGCGGTAATCCAGCTTACATGTAAGTCTGTCGAAAACCGGATAAGCCGACAGATGAAGGTCAAGTTTAGCCGTGTTGTTTTGCAGGGGATAGTTTTTGACGATCATTCCCTCAAGCTCCAGTTCCCCTTCCGGATTGTCCATGTTTTGCAGGACGAAGATCGTATCAAAAAGGGGCTGACGACCTGTATTTGGCTCAAGACCAAGAGTCTGGACAAACAGATCAATCGGGTAATCCGCTTGTTCAAAAGAGGCTAGCGTATGCTCGCGGACCTCCGCAAGAAACTCGCGATAGGTTTTCTCGCCTTTTGGATAATTGCGCAAAGGAATGGTGTTGATAAACATCCCAATTACGTCATCAAACTCTGCAAATTTACGCCCAGCTACTGGAGTTCCGACAACGACATCCTCTTGGCCGCTGTACTTTGCAAGCAGCATGTTGTAAACCGATAACAGCACGATGTAAAGTGTCGCATGTTCTTCCGCTGCCAGATCCTGCAACCGCTGCCTCTCCTCTGCCGATATCTCGAACTCAATCGTTGCACCAGGAAACGTAAGAGATTCTGGCCTTTCGTAATCAGTCGGAATCGCTAGAAGTGGAGCCGGGCTTGTAAACATGTCTGTCCAATAGTCAGCTTGAAGCTCCCCTGACTCAAGTGCAGATTCCTGCCAAACAGCAAACTCTTTTTGCTGAACTTCCAATGCAGGAAGTAGCACACCTGCATAGAGACGAACAAAGTCCTCTACGAGAATATCCATGGATACACCGTCTGAAACGATATGGTGCATGTCGAACAACAAGAGATGCTTTTCCGGTTCAACCCTGATTAGCCCTGCACGCAGCAATGGCGCTTGACGCAAGTCGAATGGCCGTACAAACGTTGCCAGGCTGGCCTCCAACTGCTCTGCACTTGCTTCGCTCACTTCCAAACGGAAGACTAGCGAATCATGTACAATTTGAACCACTTGCCCATCTAGATAATCAAACGAGGTACGAAGAGATTCATGGCGGTCAACCAGTCCTTGAAAAGCATGTTCTACCTTCTCACGGTTCAAAGCTCCTTCGATGAAACGAGCAGCCGTAATGTGAAGACTTGTGTCAGCCGGATTCAACTGCTGAAGAATAAAGAATTTGCGCTGAGCAGCCGTAACAGGATAGTACGATCTGGCTTCGACTGGGAATCGTCTTTTCAAAATCGTCTTGTCTGCGCCATCAATCACTTTGCCAAGTTCCTGAATCGTTGGGTGATTAAACATGGTTCGCAGTGGAAGCTGTACGCCAAACTGCTGTACAACCTGCCCAGCTACCGCGTTGATTTTTAACGAGTGCCCCCCTAGAGCGAAGAAATTGTCCCGAGCGCTGATTGTGTTTGGATCAAGCTGTAACACATGCGCCCAAATGTGGGTAAGAGTTTTTTCCGTCTCGGTTGTCGCTGACACAAAAATAGATGTGTCGACCCGATCCTGTATGCCAGGCTTCGGTAAAGCCCCTCTATCCACTTTTCCGTTAGGGGTAAGTGGCAATACGTTTTGCTTTACATAGTGCATCGGCACCATGTATTCCGGAAGCACAGTAAACAGATAATCACGCACATCTCGGGCGGAAAATTCCTCCATGGGAACGATATAGGCACATAAGTACTTTGCACCCGTTTCCTCTGAAAGCGCCAAGACCACTGCATCCTTGACCGCAGGATGTCTGCGCATAACCTGTTCAATCTCACTCAATTCGATTCGGTAACCCCGAATCTTGACTTGATTGTCCATTCTCCCGAAGTACTCAATATAGCCGTCCTCCGTGATCCGGCCTACATCACCCGTTCGGTAGAGGACTTGGTAGTCAGGGTCTTCTACCCAGCTAGCATACGGATTTGCTACGAAAACTTTTTGCGTCCGTTCCTCATCTTTGTAGTAGCCGTATCCAACCCCCGGCCCGGCCACACCTATTTCTCCTTTTACGCCTCGCGGGCAGATACACTGATTTTGATCGAGTATGTAAATATGAGTGTTCTGGATCGGTATGCCGATGGGAACCACAATCTGCTGATCGCTGGGCATTTCCCGGATAATGTGGTGGGTAATATCATCGGATGCTTCCGTTGGCCCGTACATATTCACCAATGGAATGTCCGAATAGCAGGCAAACCAACGCCGTACCAGAGGGGCAGGTAACTCCTCTCCTGTCACTGCCATCCACCGCAGATCAGGGAAGCCGCGTTCTGAGTCGGACCATTCTTGAACGAGATCAAGTAGCACGGAGAGCAGAGATGGTACCACTTCTGCTACGGTGACGCGGTTGGAACGCAGTACGTCATGAAGGGCCTGCGTATCCATAACCGTCTCTGTATCGACCACTTGCACAGAGCCACCCACCAACAAAACAGCCAGATATTGCCATACAGAAATGTCGAAGCAAAGAGAAGCCGTTTGTGCGACAAGATCATCCTCGCAGAGGGATAGGTCGTTGATTTTAGCAAAAATGTGGTTAATCATTCCACGATGGTGCACCATTACGCCTTTTGGTTGTCCAGTCGTGCCCGATGTGAAGATGATATATGCCAAGTCTGTTCCCGCACTCTCCCGACCGATGTCCTCTCCCGAAAGTGACTCTACGGATTGATCGGATGGACCAAAGACATAGAGATACTTCAGCTCAGGCGAGGATGCTTGAATCGACTCCAATCCATTTAGCAAGTCAGGCTGAGTGATCAACCCTGTAATCTCGCTCTTCTGCACGATGTACAAGATCCGATGCTGCGGATAGTCTGGATCAATCGGTACGTAGGCTCCCCCCGCCTTGAACACCGCGAGTATCGCTACAAGCGTATCTACATTACGCTTCATATAAATACCGATTTTTGTGCCAGGTCGTAATCCTTGCTGGATAAAATGGCGCGCGAGTCGATTAGATCGCTCGTTTAATTCCTGATAGGTGAAAGTTGTTTTTCCGTCTGTCACCGCTTTGCGATGAGGCGTCTTTTTTACCTGCTCCTCAAAGAGGTGATCAAAGCTCTGATCGCGCGGAAAATCAATCCGATTGTCGTTGAATGAAAGAACTAACTCCCGTACCTCTGCCTCAGATAAGCACGCTATCTCGGCGATTTTTTGATCCGGGTGGGTTACGATAACCTGATAAATACGGACCAAGTGCTCCATCATCCGTTCCATCATGGGGAGTTGGTATCTTTGCCCCACGTAACGCACGAGTAATTCGAGCGAGTTCCCCTTTTTAGAAAAGAGGAGCTGCAACTCGCTCGATACCTGTTCCAGACTGTCCTGATCATGAAGAACGTCCAACAAGCAAGTCGCCTCAAAAAAAGGTGTGCTATTCCCCTGCTGAGGTACTTGCAGTTCCTCGATCAACCGCAAGATTGGGTAGTTCTGATGTTCCACAGCGGCCTTTAAGGTCTGCCGAATTTCTTGCAGCAGCTCCTTGATACTCCATTCCGGAAGTACCTGATGACGCAAGGGCAGTACTTTGTTCAAAAACTCACCCGGCTCAGTTTGACGAAAGATAGCCGTTCCAACGCATATGTCCTGATGTCCCGTGTATTTGGACAACAAGATGCCAAATCCACTCAGCAAAGCCATGAACAAACGTTGATCCGAGCCATTGCTTAAATGAATCAACGCCCTGCTCAGTTCGTCCGGAAACACGATGGTCAGCTCACGAAGCTCAGACTGACGCTGAAACGAGGCCCGAGAGTCTGTTGGAAGGTCAAGTGAATGAAACTCTTGAGAGAGGTTCTCCATCCAATAGTCTTTTTCTCGATCAAAATGCCCACTGGCCAGCAAGATGTTTTGTGCCGTTATCGTTGTCAAGCCAATCCCTCTTTTCTGTCCGTCATGTATTTCTTAAAAAGCAAAGTCATCGTCATCCACTTGTCCCTGTGCTACCTGTACTACTCCATGACCGATCTGAAGTTGTCCGATGGTTCGGTTCGGGTGGGCTACCATTTGCTCCAGAAGATTGACAAAATCTTGAGCCATCTTCTCGATTGTTCTTCTGTGATACAAGTTCGTGTTATATTGCCAGTGCATGCATATGTGATCCTCAGCCTTCACCACTTCCAAAGCCAGATCGAGCATGGCAGCTTTGCGTCTGAACTCGTACGGAGCAAACTCGATTTGATCGAGACGGACCTTTTGCTGCTCCGCTGCATGGTGCAGGGTCAGCATGGCGTCAAACAACGGGTTCCTTGCTGGATCACGGGGGAATTGAATCTGGCTTACCAGTTGATCGAATGGATAGTCTCCATGCTCAAAACCGCTTAGCACGTTTTGGCGTACCTGCCCGATATACTCTCGGACAGTCAATTCCTTCTTCGGCCAGTTTCGCAGGGCCAAGGTGTTAACAAACATTCCCACAACAGGAGCAAACTCCGCACGTTGTCTACCATCCATGTCGCAACCGATGACGATGTCTTCCTGATTGCTGTATTTGGATAACAAAACAGAATAGACAGCCAACAGAAGCATGTACAGCGTCGAAGAACTCTGACGGGTAAATGAGTCGAGTTTTTCTAGCCATTCTCCAGACAGCTCAGTCAGCAATTCATCTCCATCAAATGTCATGGTTTGTGTGCGAGGATAATCGGTCGGGATTGCCAACGGCTGCGGCTGCTGAGAAAATGCATCCAACCAGTAGGCTTCATGCTCGGCCCAGCCGATCTCGGCAGCTTGTTCTCTTTGCCACCAAGCGAATTCCTTGGCCTGTACCGACAATTCCGGCAATACCTGTCCTTGGTAAAGGTTACAAAACTCCTCAAGCAAGATGGACTTGGATATGCCATCCGAAATGATATGGTGCATATCAAAAATCAGCAGATGCTCCTCTGATGAGAGCGCAATTAGGCCTATGCGAAGCAAAGGAGCTTGCTTTAAATCGAATGGCCGGAAAAAGCGTTCGATTTCCTTTTCTACCGTTTCCTCGTCTGCTTTCCATGTCTCGATCTGTACAGACAGGTCACCGTGTACTTTTTGCTTCACCTGACCTTCCATCAAATGAAACGAGGTGCGTAGCGCCTCATGTCGTGCGACGAGTTGATCTGCAATGTCTTGAAGACGCCCTGAATCAAGGGAACCGATGATCCGCATCACTCCCGGTGTATGATAGCTGGTAGCATCTTCTTCCAACTGCCACAACAGGTAAAGTCGCTCTTGTGCACCTGTGACAGGGTAATATTCCTGATCAGAGAGCAAGGCGATCGGTTTTTGCTCCGTCTCCTTGAGATGGCCTGTAAGCCTTGTCGCCAAACCACGAATCGTCGGGGCATCAAACAGGTCACGCATAGAAAGCTTCACTTGAAAGTCACTTTCAATCCTGGATAAAAGCTGAATGGCCTTCAGCGAATGCCCTCCCTGTCCGACAAAATGATCAAGTACACCAGGGGATGAAATCTGTAAGACATCCGCCCACAACTCAGCCAGCTTTTGTTCGATCGGATTTACCGGGGCCACGTAATCACTACTGACGCCGGGCTTTACAGCAGGCAAAGCTTTGCGATCGATCTTTCCATGCGGGGTAAGCGGCATCTCGGACAGCTCCATAAAGTAACTCGGGATCATATATCCGGGGAGCCACTCCAGCAGGTGCGCACGAAGCCCATCTGGCTGAATGCCGTCCTTTTGCACGACATAGTAGCAAGCCAGTTCGGTCAAACCCATTTGATCAGTTATAGCCAAAACAGCTACCTGATTCACAGCAGAATGCTGAAGCACGGCGCGTTCCACTTCTTTCAGTTCCACACGATAGCCGCGCACTTGAACCTGGTCGTCCATCCGCCCTAGATATTCAAATACTCCTGTTTCGCTGAGCAATCCTACATCTCCCGTACGGTAAAGGCGCTCGCCGGTATTGGGATGATACGTAAAAGCTTTTTCGGTCAACTCAGGCTTGCCCAAATATCCGTCGGTGATACCAATTCCTCCGATGCAAATCTCCCCCTTGACTTCTGGAGGACAAATTTCCCCCGTCTGTCCAAGGATGAACATATGCGTATTGGCAATGGGAACACCAACAGGGATTCTGAGTGATTCTTCAGCTGGCTGTTCTGTGCAAAGATAGACGGAAGCGTAAATCGCTGATTCTGTCATCCCGTAAATATTGGCGATTCGCGCAATACGGAACAATCGATTCCATTCGCGAACCAGATTAGCAGTCAGCGCTTCTCCTCCATTAAATACCCACTTCAAATTGGGTAACGGGTCTGGTTCATTACGTGAATGCACATGAGCCAGAAACACATTCATCATCGCTGGAACGAATTGGGTGACGGTAATACGTTGCTCTCGCAGCCAGTCATACAATGCTCCTGGATCTTTCCCGTCTTCCTCTTTCAAAATAGACAGCTTTGATCCAACCATCAGGGGCCAAAACAATTCCCACACCGAGTCCGTAAAAGAAATCGAGGTTTTTTGGGCAACCACGTCTGTCTCGCTTAGCGGAAAAGTCTCCTCCAGCCAAAACAACGTATTCAATACCTGTTTGTGCGAAATCATGACGCCTTTTGGTGCACCAGTCGAACCAGATGTGTAGATGACATACGCTACATCATCCTCTGAACCCGCCGGAGCTATCGCCTCATCCTTTTGACCGCGAATGTCGGACGCTGTATAGACTTTGTATCCTTCGTGATGGAAGGAAGTCTCGTCCAAACAAATGATCGTTTCGATGCTGTCAGGTAGATCCGGTATGATCTCGTCCAGATACATGGATTCTGTTACAAGCACCTTGCAGCGACTGTCCTGCAAAAGATAGCGTATTCTAGCTCGAGGATAATGCGGATCAACCGGGACGTATCCCCCACCCGCTTGGAGGATTGCAAGAACTGCCGACACCATACGGGAGCTCCTGTCTGCGAGAATTCCTACGAGTTGCGATGGAACTACACCCGCATCTTTTAAGATACGGGCTAGCTGGTTTGCTTCCGCGTGTAGTTCTGCGTATGTTCTTTCTCGATCCGCCTCTACCACTGCGACTCTATCAGGCGTTTTTTCCGCTTGCTCTACGAACAGTTCAGCGATTGTTACATTGCTGCGATACGGTTTGTCTGTCTGATTGACTCGGGTTAACAAGTTCGCTTCATCATCAGAGAGCAGGTTAAACTCGTTCAGATCCAGATCGAGCTGCATACGTCCATTCATTGCGACTCTTCCCCTTTTTAGGTGGTGGTGAAAAATTCCCGTAAACGGTTAATTCCCTCGTTATACTTGGCGGCAGAGTATGAGAGGCGCAGTGTGTTCGGGATGCCAAAGTCTGAACCCGGTACCGTCGCCACATGTGTAGCCTCGAAAATTTGCGTAGCCAACTCAAGCGAGGTGCTGATGCCTTTTCTCTTCATAAATGCTTCGCAGTCAATCGTAAAGTAGAAGCTGCCTCTCGCTGGCAGAGCACGAACATCCGGTACATTTTGGAAAGCGTCAATCGTGTAGTCCCGACGACCTTTGTACAGTTGGACCAAATGATCAACCTCATGCTGGTAATCAAGCGCAGCCATTGCTCCGAACTGTACGACTGGGTCAGCAGTGAGCAGTGTGTGGTGCTGAATGACCGTCAGTGGCTGTACCAGCTCATCCGGTACGATCGCATATCCGACACGTCTGCTATACATCCGATACGCTTTGGAAAACGCATCCGTTGTGATGAAAGTAGACTTGGTATTTTGCAGTTGCATCACAGATTCGCACTCGTCATCGAAGTAGGTATTCGCATAAATCTCGTCATTGATAATAGCCGCACGGCCGTCTACAATGCTGTCGATCGTATACAATTCCTCTTTTGTAAGAATATTTCCCAACGGGTTGCCTGGCGTGTTGATCACGACCACTTTCGTCTTGTCTGTAAAGTTCTCTTTAAACGAATCCACATCAAGTCTCAACGTATCCAGATCAATTTTGTAGTAACGAACTTTCGCACCGACTAGCAGCGCGCAGAAATGGTAGAGCGAGTAGTACGGAAGTGGTAGCAACACTTCATCGCCCTCTTTAAGCAGGAGGTAGAACAGGTTACGGAAGAGTGTGCTGGTACCGACGCTGATCACGAAATTCTCAGGTTTGATTGACACATCGTATTTTGTTTTATAGTGGGTCGCGAGCTTATCTTTCAGCTCTGGCAGACCACCTGGATATACGAGCGAATATTTTTCAAAGCTGTTCAATGCCTGTTGCATGGAATTGATAATTTCGGGATGCAGCGGCATTTCTGACTTCCCAAGAGTCATGCGGATCGCTTCTCCACCGTTTCTCTCAAGCTCATTTGCCATCTGGTCCAGTACAAACATCAAAAAGCGCTCGTCGTGAAAATTAATTGAGGATCTGATTTCCATATTCTCCTACCCCTTTATTTTCGATTTTTCTGCTAACATTTTTAGGATTTTCACATAGCGATCCGAAAGCGATTCAACATACGCCGTCTGAAGCATAGCTGGATCATAGGTAAAAACGACATGGATACCTTCCGAAGTTTCTGCTACCTGAAGAACTAGCGGACTTCCTGCCATTTCTGGCTCAACCGACCGTTTGACTTCACGTTTCCAAACAGCTGACTGAGCTTTGAATGGTATCGTCTGGTTGACAAAAAGTGTCGGCCATTCCATATTTGTCGTCGCCTGCCAGTGCTCTGACGGATACAACGCGAGTGCTTGCATACGGGCACGTACTTGCTTTGTTTGATCCAATAATTGTGAAAACGAACTGATCGTCTGCATATCGATGGTGAGCGGTACGATGTTGTCAAAGTTGCCTAGCGTTTGTTCCAGCACACCTTGCGTCCGATTCGTCGTCACTACTCCAAGCATCAAACTAGGCAATTGGGTGACCTGTCGAAGCAACAGCAGGTAAGAGGCAAGCAAGATGTCTCCCAGCTCCTGATTGGAATAAGCAGCTACATGTAGCAAGTCGGCGTGACCTGAAGGGTCGATATACTGCTCGACTTGTTGCTTCGCTACCCCTCCCGTACCAAATGGTTGAGCAGAATGTGGATTAGCTGTTGTCAACCACTCGTGACGCTGGGACTCGAGATGTCCGTAATCAAGCATTTTTTTCTGCCAAACAGCGAATGCTTCGTAGCGAGGCTGTTCTTCCGTCGCTGGTTCATGCCCTTCTGCAATCGCCTGATACAGAGCCTCCCATTCCTCCAGGAGAAGTCCGAGACCTCGCCAATCACTTAAGGAGCTATGTAGACTTCCAATCAGCCGATAGCGGTCAGCAGCCATCTTTATCAGTTCAAAATGAGCCAAACATCCTGATTTGACCTTAAACGGCCTCTTCTGTATGGCAGTCAATCGTTCTCGCAACCATACCGTTGCCTCTGCCTCACTTTTCTCTTGTAAATCACAGAGCGCAATCGGAATCGGTTCGGATAAGCCTTGGGGCGACAGCGGAGGAAAACGTCGCACGAGAGCTTGCCATGCTTGCTGCATATACGACAGTTCGATCCTGCTCCGAAGCTCGATGTCAAAACATCTGACAGCCACAATGCCATCTTCTTGTTCCTGCTTCAGCAAGCGTTCCTGAACGAAGGAATAGATGGGCGTTCTTTCCGAATGAAACTCGCCTAGAATCGGCTTAGGTCTTTCGGCGGCTGATTTTCCGTCAGTCAAAAGTAGGTAGGGGGCATCTGTCAGTTGCAGATTGCGTCCTGCCTGGTCTGCAAAAGAAACGGGTATGCCGCACGCTAACAAGGTGTCGATCCGTTCGGTCAAGTTCGCTACCAGATCCTCGATTTGGTAAACACCACAACCACTT is from Brevibacillus brevis and encodes:
- the edeL gene encoding edeine non-ribosomal peptide synthetase EdeL yields the protein MNGRMQLDLDLNEFNLLSDDEANLLTRVNQTDKPYRSNVTIAELFVEQAEKTPDRVAVVEADRERTYAELHAEANQLARILKDAGVVPSQLVGILADRSSRMVSAVLAILQAGGGYVPVDPHYPRARIRYLLQDSRCKVLVTESMYLDEIIPDLPDSIETIICLDETSFHHEGYKVYTASDIRGQKDEAIAPAGSEDDVAYVIYTSGSTGAPKGVMISHKQVLNTLFWLEETFPLSETDVVAQKTSISFTDSVWELFWPLMVGSKLSILKEEDGKDPGALYDWLREQRITVTQFVPAMMNVFLAHVHSRNEPDPLPNLKWVFNGGEALTANLVREWNRLFRIARIANIYGMTESAIYASVYLCTEQPAEESLRIPVGVPIANTHMFILGQTGEICPPEVKGEICIGGIGITDGYLGKPELTEKAFTYHPNTGERLYRTGDVGLLSETGVFEYLGRMDDQVQVRGYRVELKEVERAVLQHSAVNQVAVLAITDQMGLTELACYYVVQKDGIQPDGLRAHLLEWLPGYMIPSYFMELSEMPLTPHGKIDRKALPAVKPGVSSDYVAPVNPIEQKLAELWADVLQISSPGVLDHFVGQGGHSLKAIQLLSRIESDFQVKLSMRDLFDAPTIRGLATRLTGHLKETEQKPIALLSDQEYYPVTGAQERLYLLWQLEEDATSYHTPGVMRIIGSLDSGRLQDIADQLVARHEALRTSFHLMEGQVKQKVHGDLSVQIETWKADEETVEKEIERFFRPFDLKQAPLLRIGLIALSSEEHLLIFDMHHIISDGISKSILLEEFCNLYQGQVLPELSVQAKEFAWWQREQAAEIGWAEHEAYWLDAFSQQPQPLAIPTDYPRTQTMTFDGDELLTELSGEWLEKLDSFTRQSSSTLYMLLLAVYSVLLSKYSNQEDIVIGCDMDGRQRAEFAPVVGMFVNTLALRNWPKKELTVREYIGQVRQNVLSGFEHGDYPFDQLVSQIQFPRDPARNPLFDAMLTLHHAAEQQKVRLDQIEFAPYEFRRKAAMLDLALEVVKAEDHICMHWQYNTNLYHRRTIEKMAQDFVNLLEQMVAHPNRTIGQLQIGHGVVQVAQGQVDDDDFAF
- a CDS encoding pyridoxal phosphate-dependent aminotransferase, coding for MEIRSSINFHDERFLMFVLDQMANELERNGGEAIRMTLGKSEMPLHPEIINSMQQALNSFEKYSLVYPGGLPELKDKLATHYKTKYDVSIKPENFVISVGTSTLFRNLFYLLLKEGDEVLLPLPYYSLYHFCALLVGAKVRYYKIDLDTLRLDVDSFKENFTDKTKVVVINTPGNPLGNILTKEELYTIDSIVDGRAAIINDEIYANTYFDDECESVMQLQNTKSTFITTDAFSKAYRMYSRRVGYAIVPDELVQPLTVIQHHTLLTADPVVQFGAMAALDYQHEVDHLVQLYKGRRDYTIDAFQNVPDVRALPARGSFYFTIDCEAFMKRKGISTSLELATQIFEATHVATVPGSDFGIPNTLRLSYSAAKYNEGINRLREFFTTT